The DNA sequence ACAATAAAATAGATGTTTTAACATATTAACCACAGTTTGACATTGTGATTTGATTTGTCATTAGCAGCTTTTATAAGAAAGACGTTACTGCTCCTTTGTTGTATCAGTTGCTGTAGAGTGTGTTGTAGGAGCCGGTCAGTGGCCAATCAGTAGGTAACGTTTTGAGTCAATGTAAGATAAAACAAGCTAGTTAGCTTTCTGTCCCCATTCTAATATAAATGAGTATCCACTGCTGTACTGTCAAGTCTTAGCaccttttcattttctgtaagaTGAATCAACTGTTTTGTGAGGATACAACAGCTACGGCTCTCTTATACCTTCGCCATGGACACGATCAGAACTTCATGATAGTTGTTGAATGCTAACCaaataaatcatttcaaatttgatTATGCCATACAAACCAATTTAGCATAAAATATGGACACTAAGATGTTGCAGCTGTCCACAAAGGCACATGAAAGAGAACTGTAGTTTCTAAACATTTCTGAAAGACTCTTTTATGTTATATTTGCAGTGGATCAGAACTCTACTGACAGCTGATCAAACTTGAGTTAGTGTTGAGAAAACCACACCATGAAAACCCAATGTTAAATACTTGTGATGCGATAAGTCGACCAATGCGTAaccctgtgtttgtgtatccaGTGGGTTCCAGAGATCACCCACCACTGTCCAAAGACGCCCTTCCTGCTAGTCGGGACTCAGATTGACTTGCGGGATGACCCTTCCACTATAGAGAAGCTGGCCAAGAACAAGCAAAAGCCAATCACTCCGGAGACAGCCGAGAAGCTGGCGAGAGATCTCAAGGCTGTGAAATATGTTGAGTGCTCAGCCCTCACGCAGGTATTGTATAtgaatgaaaaatatatatatatatatatatatatatacacacacagtcacacatatgCTGTATACACTCTTGAACACACATGATTCACAACTCAATGGCAAGAACTAAGAGAATGGAAGAAAGAGGAACATGTCCATATTCCCCCTGGCCTGTGCACGCTATGGTTGATGAGTTTTGTTTTGCATGCCAGTTTGGTTTCGGTGACTGTTCTTACTGTTGAATTATAAATCCTCAGAAGGGTTTCATATGGCTTAAAAACCTTGCTTCAGACCACCGTGCATCCTGGTTACTGCAAGCTGTCTTCCTTTAGTGCTGGTGCTGGTATGTGGAGTCTCGTAGGGTTTCTTGTAAGCAGGGTCAGTCCAATGAGAGTGACACTAATTTGgtcgttttttttaaaccttttttccTGGGAGTCCCAGTGCCATGTGGCCCTTGTCCCGGGATCCGCTTCCTTCACGCAGAGTAAAACATGCTAGTAGTGTCTACAATTTGAGAATGGGCACAGTGCAGCTCTGAAAGACACAGACTTGGCTTAGCAAATGGAGATGTTAAGATATCGgtaacttttttaaattttctttgCGAGCTAGATGTCTGCTAACGTGAAAACATTAAAGAGATAACTTGTGTATTTTGGAAGAGGACCTATGGATGTGAAGGCAAACCTTTTAATGAGACTTCAGGGCTCGAAACACCATATGCACATGCACGGTAGTGCGCGTAAAATGTGAGCTGTGCACGTAACTGTTTTGGGCTGCCAACTGTTACGCGTTGACTGTGAGCCTCACGCAATTGATACTTTTCACATGTCCATTTTCTCATGCAATAAAAAAACTGATAATGTTGCAGCGCGAATCAGCAAtcatttctcactttttttatatactaaaTAATAAATTTTGGCAAAGAAGTCACAATTTGATAAAACCGTTTCCATAATAGTTTTTGCTGAGAAGTACAATGGATTTCTGCTGACCTTATTCCTGACTATGACCATATACAATTTGAGGTAGTTTCAGTGCACATTACTGTACAGGGAAAGTCAGCTCACATGATATTGTAACAAATTGAAAATGTCCTCATGTCcacataatttaaataaatgaatgttttcCTTCAGAGGTTTGCTGACATTCTGAATGTAATCTTGTTCAGGATGACCATGTAAAATCTCAAGACCTTTTACTGTACAGATTTTGAGAAACTTAAAGTGCATGTTAGCTcaatatacatacaaataaaatgtttatgcTTATGTTTAAACTCTCATAAAATCTTTGGAGGTTTGCTGAAACGTTGAATGTAATCCTGTTCAGGTGACTCTGACCATGTAAAACCTGACTGATTTGGCTGTGGCAGAAGTGCAGAGAATAAAGGACAAATACACCAAATGGTAAAAATCTTATGGTGAAGGTAAAACCTTTTTAGTCGGTGTAATTTTAAAAGTTACATGCGCCAGTTCAAAAGTATTTTGAGCCCTGGAATTGTAAAGGCCAGTGTGTAGATCAAACTAATGAAATGCTGTTAGTGAGACCAAAAGTAGGCAGTttgtatgtctttttttaaaaactcaacATGAGAATTAATATCGTGGTACTCAGTGGTTCAGTCGAGTCCTGAGTACTCCTGAGTACTACCAGTATTGTCAGTGGTGCATCTCTGTTAGAAGCTCGAGGGAACGTGAGTCATGAGAGATCAGACTCAGCCAGAGAACAATAGTGTTGATGAAGTTAAGGTGGAGCCCCCACCTCTCTGCTCTgccccttccttcctcctctccctctctccctggcACAACTGTTGCATAGCTGCTGATGTCATTTCCTGTTTCCTCTCGGGGATTTCAGCTCTCTGTCCACAGCCCACTGCACCCTCTCTTCTGTCATCTTTGTGCCATGCATCTCGTTCTGTAACTCTCACCTTCTCTTTGTATTTTGCACACATACGTTCCTCCTTGTTGTGCCAtgttcctcttctcctcctctcctctctatctctttctgtGTTTGCTGTGCTAACTGTGCTCTTCTCTTTTCCTTCTCCTGTCGTAGCGAGGGCTGAAGAATGTATTTGACGAAGCTATCCTAGCTGCCCTCGAGCCACCTGAGacgcagagaaagaggaaatgcTGTATATTTTAGACTCTGCTGTTTAACactgcattcattcattcatttccctcGTTCATCtctccttccccctctctctggaTCTGCTTTTAAAATCTAGACCAATGTCACTAACCAATCCATCAGTCGGCTTCTGATCGAACTCCAGACCACTACTCTGTAGACCCAGACCACTACTCTGTAGACCCAGACCACTACTCTGTAGACCCAGACCACTACTCTGTAGACCCAGACCACTACCCTGTAGACCCAGACCACTACTGTGTAGACCCAGACCACTACTGTGTAGACCCAGACTACTACTGTGTAGACCCAGACCACTACTCTGTAGACCCAGACTACTACTGTGTAGTCCCAGACCACTACTCTGGTCTTTGTTTCATGGCCTGAGTCTCTGTGCACTGCAGTAACTTTACTTGTTGGTTTTTCTAACCTGTACCTGCTGACATTTCATTTGGTCGGGGTGTGAACATACGTCACATCTTACTCGTGGGGTGGTAACGTACGTCACATCTTACTTCTGGGGTGGTAATCTTACGTGGTAACGTCATCATCTTGGGGTGGTACTTCTGGGGTGGTAACGTACGTCACATCTTTCTCCTGGGGTGGTAACGTACGTCACATCTTTCTCCTGGGGTGGTAACGTACGTCACATCTTTCTCCTGGGGTGGTAACGTACGTCACATCCTGGGGTAACGTCGTCCATCTTTCCTGGGGTGGTAACGTACGTCACATCTTACTCCTGGGGTGGTAACGTACGTCACATCTTACTCCTGGGGTGGTAACGTACGTCACATCTTTCTCCTGGGGTGGTAACGTACGTCACATCTTACTTCTGGGGTTTTCACATCTTACTGGGGTGGTAACGTCGTCACATCTTACTTCTGGGGTGGTAACGACGTCGTCACATCTTACTCCTGGGGTGGTAACGTACGTCACATCTTTCTCCTGGGGTGGTAACGTACGTCACATCTTGGGGTGGTAACGTACGTCACATCTTTCTCCTGGGGTGGTAACGTACGTCACATCTTACTCCTGGGGTGGTAACGTACGTCACATCTTACTTCTGGGGTGGTAACGTACGTCACATCTTACTCCTGGGGTGGTAACGTACGTCACATCTTACTTCTGGGGTGGTAACGTACGTCACATCTTTCTCCTGGGGTGGTAACGTACGTCACATCTTACTCCTGGGGTGGTAACGTACGTCACATCTTTCTCCTGGGGTGGTAACGTACGTCACATCTTACTcctggggtggggtggggtggtaACGTACGTCACATCTTACTTCTGGGGTGGTAACGTACGTCACATCTTTCTCCTGGGGTGGTAACGTCGTCACTCTTACTCCTGGGGGGGTAACGTCGTCACATCTTACTTCTGGGGTGGTAACGTCGTCACATCTTACTGGGTGGGGTGGTAATCGCACGTCACATCTTACTCCTGGGGTGGTAACGTCGTCACATCTTTCTCCTGGGGGTGGTACATCTTTCTCCTGGGGTGGTAACGTACGTCACATCTTTCTCCTGGGGTGGTAACGTACGTCACATCTTACTCCTGGGGTGGTAACGTACGTCACATCTTACTCCTGGGGTGGTAACGTACGTCACATCTTACTTCTGGGGTGGTAACGTACGTCACATCTTACTCCTGGGGTGGTAACGTCACATCTTACTCCTGGGGTGGTAACGTCATCTTTTCTCCTGGGGTGGTAACGTCGTCACATCTTTCTCCTGGGGTGGTAACGTCGTCACATCTTACTCTGGGGTGGTACTCCTCTTTCTCCTGGGGTGGTAACGTACGTCACATCTTACTCCTGGGGTGGTAACGTACGTCACATCTTACTCCTGGGGTGGTAACGTCATCTTACTTCTGGGGTGGTAACGTACGTCACATCTTTCTCCTGGGGTGGTAACGTCTTACTCCTGGGGTGGTAACACATCTTTCTCCTGGGGTGGTAACGTACGTCACATCTTTCTCCTGGGGTGGTAACGTACGTCACATCTTTCTCCTGGGGTGGTAACGTACGTCACATCTTACTTCTGGGGTGGTAACGTACGTCACATCTTTCTCCTGGGGTGGTAACGTACGTCACATCTTACTTCTGGGGTGGTAACGTACGTCACATCTTACTTCTGGGGTGGTAACGTACGTCACATCTTACTCCTGGGGTGGTAACGTACGTCACATCTTACTCCTGGGGTGGTAACGTACGTCACATCTTTCTCCTGGGGTGGTAACGTAGTAACGTACGTCACATCTTTCTCCTGGGGTGGTAACGTACGTCACATCTTACTCCTGGGGTGGTAACGTACGTCACATCTTACTCCTGGGGTGGTAACGTACGTCACATCTTACTTCTGGGGTGGTAACGTACGTCACATCTTTCTCCTGGGGTGGTAACGTCGGGGTGGTAACGTACGTCACATCTTACTCCTGGGGTGGTAACGTACGTCACATCTTACTTCTGGGGTGGTAACGTACGTCACATCTTACTTCTGGGGTGGTAACGTACGTCACATCTTACTCCTGGGGTGGTAACGTACGTCACATCTTTCTCCTGGGGTGGTAACGTACGTCACATCTTACTTCTGGGGTGGTAACGTACGTCACATCTTTCTCCTGGGGTGGTAACGTACGTCACATCTTTCTCCTGGGGTGGTAACGTACGTCACATCTTACTTCTGGGGTGGTAACGTACGTCACATCTTTCTCCTGGGGTGGTAACGTACGTCACATCTTTGGGGTGGTAACTCCTGGGGTGGTAATCTTCTTCTGGGGTGGTATCTTCTTTTCTTCTGGGGTGGTAACGTACGTCACATCTTTCTCCTGGGGTGGTAACGTACGTCACATCTTACTCCTGGGGTGGTAACGTACGTCACATCTTACTTCTGGGGTGGTAACGTACGTCACATCTTACTTCTGGGGTGGTAACGTACGTCACATCTTACTCCTGGGGTGGTAACTCGTCGTCACATCTTACGGGGTGGTAACACATCTTACTTCTGGGGTGGTAACGTACGTCACATCTTACTCCTGGGGTGGTAACGTACGTCACATCTTACTCCTGGGGTGGTAACGTACGTCACATCTTACTCCTGGGGTGGTAACGTACGTCACATCTTACTCCTGGGGTGGTAACGTACGTCACATCTTACTCCTGGGGTGGTAACGTACGTCACATCTTACTTCTGGGGTGGTAACGTACGTCACATCTTTCTCCTGGGGTGGTAACGTACGTCACATCTTTCTCCTGGGGTGGTAACGTCAATCTTTCTCCTGGGGTGGTCACATCTTACTCCTGGGGTGGTAACGTACGTCACATCTTACTCCTGGGGTGGTAACGTACGTCACATCTTCCTCCTGGGGTGGTAACGTACGTCACATCTTTCTCCTGGGGTGGTAACGTACGTCACATCTTTCTCCTGGGGTGGTAACGTACGTCACATCTTACTTCTGGGGTGGTAACGTACGTCACATCTTTCTCCTGGGGTGGTAACGTACGTCACATCTTTCTCCTGGGGGTAACGTAACGTACATCCTGGGGTGGTAACGTACGTCACATCTTACTTCTGGGGTGGTAACGTACGTCACATCTTTCTCCTGGGGTGGTAACGTACGTCACATCTTACTTCTGGGGTGGTAACGTACGTCACATCTTTCTCCTGGGGTGGTAACGTACGTCACATCTTACTCCTGGGGTGGTAACGTACGTCACATCTTACTTCTGGGGTGGTAACGTACGTCACATCTTACTTCTGGGGTGGTAACGTACGTCTGCTTCGTTTTACACCATAAATCCCAAACTTCCCAACTGTATTTTTTCTTGTTCCCTACTTTGGGCCAGAGTTTAGTACGGCGGCCCTCGGCCAACGGTGCAGGACCTAATGGTTGTAGTGGGTCTGTCCCTCGGTCCTGTAGTGGTTGGTGTGAGGAGGGTTTGGACCAAAGGAAGGCCGGAGGCCTCACGTTGCTCCACACTAAACAGAGCTTCCATTTCTAATgctaatgtattttttgtactaCTGTTGATGTTTGATTAAACAGAACTTGGGGTCTGACTATGGTTACAAGTAGGGCTTTTAAGTACTGAAGTCATATGTAGGGAGCGTTTGGCCATTTTGACAACATAACCACTGAATAGAGTCTTTCCTGTTTGGTACCTTAATGGTATGGTCGTATTGATCTGGTGTATAGCTCAGTTACACTTGATGTTTCTTAAATTTGTAATTTTCTGAAAAATGCTTTGTTGTTGACTTTTTTGGCCCAACTTTCTCTATATATGACACTTGTGCCAGTACTTGGTGCATATCCTGCTGTCTTGGAAGTCCAGatactaacaaaaaaagaagctatAATTGTGTAAAATGACCtttgaaataaattaataaaggACAAATGAACTTGTTCTCCTCTCTGGCTTGCTTCTTTTTCCAGTGCTTTGTTGGAATTTAGTGTTAGGGTTAGTCAACTAAGCTAAGCAGCGCTGAGGGGCTTACTGGTTCACGGTCAGAGCAGCTCTGGTTACTTCACATGACCAAGCACACGGTGGAGCAGCTCTGCTCAGGGCCACATACAGAGAGACCAGAAACATACGTACCTCCAAGGCTGAGAGGAGAcctatttattgttttaaatatgtTGAGTCTGGATGGCTTGTTGTAGTCAGCAGTTCTTATCTGAAGAGCAGAGCCaatgaagtaaaagaataaaaagaaaccAGCGGTGTGGAATGAAAATGCTCACTTACTATTTTAGTTTTGTGGTAGTGGGGTCCCTTTTTCCTCCACTTTCTTGTTTGACCTTCGTTTGGTTTCGGCTGTCACAAGTCACCTGCACACAAACGCACTTAACACGTGATCTGGCTCACGCAACTAAGCACATTTCTAATAAAACAGAAAGTTCTCTTGAGTTGTTTGTCACAGATCTGATTTGATCTTCttgaaatatttaatatatcatattaaatatattatttatattatactcTCACATCACTGTTTCTTAAGACACTCCACTTAATGAAGTTCAAAACTGCTTTTGTTTTCACCCAGTCATTTTCCCTGTTTAAGCTCTTATTGTTTGCCCtctacctttttattttttgattgaCCTGTGTGtttgagcctgtgtgtgtttgtgtttacagaAAGGCCTAAAGAATGTGTTTGATGAGGCGATATTGGCTGCATTGGAGCCCCCAGAGCCCAAGAAGAAACGCAAATGTGTGCTGCTATGAGAGGCTCCTACCTTttcaaagcacacacacataacacatacatgaatcttaaaaacataaatatacacatacacacacatgcaaaacacacacacacacaaaacacaccccCTCCCCTGCCATCACACCCCTCTCCCTGGCTCTGCTGAGGTTGGTTGACAGCATTGCCCTTCACAGAGAAGACTAGAAAGAAAACAGCCTACACAGTTCCAGATAATTCTCGGCAATAAAAAGAAGCTTCACCCCTAAGTCTGCGTCTGGGACAGAGGACCTAACCTGGCCAAAAGGTTGCTGTGTGTTTTGGGCAGGGTGGTGTAACCTCGGACGTGGACACATACCAAGCTTACGTACAAGTAGAATTCATTCTGTCGAGCTTTTGATAGATGATTTAGATTCAGACAGTGTTGTGGCCTAATCAACTTTTAGACGCCCAGCCAATGGATATAAGCCCCAGCCCCTCCCAGCTGCCTGATTGGTGGCTGCTCATGCTGCTGGTCCCATCCTCTCTTGACGAGCACACTCATCAGCCGATCCCTACGTTCTTTCTCAGCACTACCACAAGAAAATGCTAACAAAGTAgggttttgtttctgtttgccaACACCCTTTTTCTCCTCAAACACATAAGTCTGAGATATTTCTTCCATGTTCCACACAGACGCGCTCTTAACCACTAAGGAAACTGTGTAGGTCCGACAGAACTCGGTAATTCAGAGCAATACGGCTGAAAGTCCACACAGTGGAAACTTAATTAGTAGATATTGCCATCTAGCATCGAGTCCTCTTTAGTGTGGACTTCACAGTCCATTTGGAGTGGGAATCACTTGAAGAGCTAAAGGCATCCTGAAGTTAAGGGTCCAGTAGTCGACCGAAAGGAATTGGCCTTTTAGATGCAGGGAACTTAAACAGTGTTAGCAGAACAAGCGTTGTGTTCTTTATGTGTGACCAAGGGGGGGTAAAGCAGGATACTGTTTTAACATTGTCATCACCTTACAGTCAGAACGGGTACAGCAGAGACATGCGTGTAAAACCAGAGTCTCTGGAGATCCATACTCCATACATCCAGACGATGACCAATGAACAGGAAGTTGCACCAGGGTGGGTGCCTTCCTGTTGCCGTGTGTCTGAGACGTGGAGGACTTTGTCGTACCCGTTGACGCTGTCTGGTGCTGCGTGTAGCTGAGCCTCGGTCTCTCTTCTAAATGATAAGGTTAACAGATGGAATTATAATGTAAGCTGGAGCACAATTTCGATGTAGGCTCCAGGTATTTTtaccaaaatattttttttttttcattatttctgtttgtgctgtttttattttttattttatatatatatatatatatatatatatatatatataaaaaggttaCTTTCACTCCTTTTACATTTAGTGGTGGAATTCATCTGAACTCTTACCTGCCAGTTTATTCCAAGaaaagctctgattggttagttGAATAAAACCCTCCAATGGCAGAGAGACTGTTTGGTAAAGattgtttgtgattggttggttcttgtttttctttactGGTGGCTTAGAGTTGGGTTGATCTCCAGCCCGAGTcagtataattattattattattattattattattattataacctgtTGTTTTGGTGCAAAACCAAATGCTCTGTCTAAAGTCTTTGTTCTTTGTATATGCattcttttaaaaatattaaacttATACCTTAATTGCCTTTACCACTTTTCCCTtgcacttctttttttattgcgaCTGGTGAACAATAGAAAAACATAACCACGCAACAGAACTGTTTGATTATCATGACCCTGAATCAATAAATCCGTCGATCTTTTAGTATAGCACCTTTACTCAGGTTAGTGCAAAGAAAAGAGCTTCACAGAAGACTGACCCGCTGATAACTAGAccttaaaaactataaaaagacaaaaccaTTTACAATTAGAGAAGTAATACAACAGATTTAGAAGGTATAAAGTAAATGTAagacagttaaataaaaagataaagacAAAGCAAGAATTAAAAAGATGACAAA is a window from the Perca flavescens isolate YP-PL-M2 chromosome 4, PFLA_1.0, whole genome shotgun sequence genome containing:
- the LOC114554917 gene encoding cell division control protein 42 homolog; this translates as MQTIKCVVVGDGAVGKTCLLISYTTNKFPSEYVPTVFDNYAVTVMIGGEPYTLGLFDTAGQEDYDRLRPLSYPQTDVFLVCFSVVSPSSFENVKEKWVPEITHHCPKTPFLLVGTQIDLRDDPSTIEKLAKNKQKPITPETAEKLARDLKAVKYVECSALTQKGLKNVFDEAILAALEPPEPKKKRKCVLL